Proteins from a genomic interval of Acetobacterium woodii DSM 1030:
- the pyk gene encoding pyruvate kinase, whose translation MKKTKIVCTLGPASDTKEILRELIINGMNVARLNFSHGSHEEHAARIKRIKEVRKELGIPIAIMLDTKGPEIRTGDLENEKVELVTGENVTLTTEPISGDQKHFSVSYKNLPKEVSAGCRILIDDGLIQLEVENTNETEINCRVLNGGTLGSKKSINIPGVNIELPALTEKDKSDIIFGIQQKVDYVAASFVRKPHDVLAIRKVLEQNGGGGIYIISKIENQEGVENIDRILDVSDGIMVARGDLGVEIPAEEVPLVQKSIIRKCNLLGKPVITATQMLDSMMRNPRPTRAEVGDVANAVFDGTDAVMLSGETAAGSYPIESVKTMCNIVVNSEDSEEYARRKKPDHGELTITNAVSEGACQIADQLDAQSIIAATSSGHTARMISKYRPDCGILAVTDKVTTVRRLSLVWGVNCIYTAEFGDTDSMIQDAVKKAVEQDYVKFGDIAIVAAGVPLGVQGNTNMIKVHTVGNAIINGVGIGKNPVTGYAKLVTSANIGDFQEGDILVVKALTPEVNSILPLASAIITEEGGLSSEGAIAGLHYDIPVIVNVVKALETLEHGKLISVDPKRGVVYQGRVQMM comes from the coding sequence ATGAAAAAAACGAAAATAGTTTGTACATTAGGTCCGGCATCGGATACCAAGGAAATCTTAAGAGAACTCATTATTAATGGAATGAATGTGGCCCGTTTGAATTTCTCACATGGTAGTCATGAGGAACATGCAGCAAGAATTAAACGCATTAAAGAGGTGCGCAAAGAACTGGGCATCCCCATTGCTATTATGCTCGATACAAAAGGACCGGAAATTCGAACCGGGGACTTGGAAAACGAAAAAGTGGAATTGGTAACGGGTGAAAATGTCACCTTAACAACGGAACCTATTTCAGGCGATCAAAAACACTTTAGCGTCTCTTATAAAAATTTGCCGAAGGAAGTGAGCGCTGGTTGTCGAATTTTAATTGATGATGGTTTAATCCAGCTGGAAGTGGAAAATACAAATGAAACCGAGATTAATTGTCGTGTTTTAAATGGTGGTACGTTAGGAAGTAAAAAAAGCATTAATATTCCGGGGGTAAACATTGAGTTGCCCGCTTTGACAGAAAAAGACAAAAGCGATATTATTTTTGGAATTCAGCAAAAAGTTGATTATGTTGCTGCCTCCTTTGTTAGAAAACCACATGATGTCTTAGCAATCAGAAAAGTTTTAGAACAAAATGGCGGCGGGGGGATCTACATTATTTCAAAAATTGAAAATCAGGAAGGGGTTGAAAATATCGATCGAATTCTTGATGTTTCAGATGGAATCATGGTTGCTCGAGGCGACCTGGGGGTGGAAATACCGGCTGAAGAAGTGCCGCTGGTCCAAAAAAGCATTATCAGAAAATGTAATCTTTTGGGTAAACCGGTTATTACCGCGACCCAGATGTTAGATTCAATGATGCGTAATCCGAGACCAACGCGAGCTGAAGTCGGAGATGTTGCCAATGCCGTTTTTGATGGAACCGATGCGGTAATGTTATCGGGTGAAACAGCCGCCGGATCTTATCCGATTGAATCAGTTAAGACGATGTGTAACATTGTTGTTAACAGTGAAGATTCGGAAGAGTACGCACGACGAAAAAAACCCGATCACGGAGAGCTAACGATTACCAACGCTGTTAGTGAAGGCGCTTGTCAGATTGCTGATCAGCTGGACGCACAATCGATTATTGCGGCAACATCGTCGGGTCACACCGCGCGGATGATTTCTAAATATCGACCTGATTGTGGAATTCTGGCCGTAACCGATAAGGTAACCACGGTTCGTCGCTTATCGCTTGTTTGGGGGGTAAATTGCATTTATACCGCTGAATTCGGGGATACCGACAGTATGATTCAGGATGCTGTTAAAAAGGCTGTTGAGCAGGATTACGTTAAATTTGGAGATATTGCCATTGTTGCTGCCGGAGTACCGTTGGGCGTGCAGGGAAATACCAATATGATTAAAGTGCATACGGTTGGAAATGCCATTATTAATGGGGTTGGGATCGGCAAAAACCCTGTGACCGGTTATGCAAAATTAGTTACTTCAGCTAATATTGGAGATTTCCAGGAAGGTGATATTTTAGTTGTCAAAGCACTCACGCCGGAGGTCAACAGTATCTTACCATTAGCTTCAGCCATTATCACTGAAGAAGGCGGTCTCAGCTCTGAAGGTGCCATCGCCGGACTTCATTATGATATTCCGGTCATCGTCAATGTTGTTAAGGCATTGGAAACGCTTGAACATGGTAAGCTTATTTCAGTTGACCCCAAACGTGGCGTTGTATATCAAGGAAGAGTCCAGATGATGTAA